Proteins encoded in a region of the Papaver somniferum chloroplast, complete genome genome:
- the rps7 gene encoding ribosomal protein S7: MSRRGTAEEKTAKSDPIYRNRLVNMLVNRILKHGKKSLAYQIIYRALKKIQQKTETNPLSVLRQAIRGVTPDIAVKARRVGGSTHQVPIEIGSTQGKALAIRWLLGASRKRPGRNMAFKLSSELVDAAKGSGDAIRKKEETHRMAEANRAFAHFR, translated from the coding sequence ATGTCACGTCGAGGTACTGCAGAAGAAAAAACTGCAAAATCCGATCCAATTTATCGTAATCGATTAGTTAACATGTTGGTTAACCGTATTCTGAAACACGGAAAAAAATCATTGGCTTATCAAATTATCTATCGAGCCCTGAAAAAGATTCAACAAAAGACAGAAACAAATCCACTATCCGTTTTACGTCAAGCAATACGTGGAGTAACTCCCGATATAGCAGTAAAAGCAAGACGTGTAGGCGGATCGACTCATCAAGTTCCCATTGAAATAGGATCTACACAAGGAAAAGCACTTGCCATTCGTTGGTTATTAGGAGCATCCCGAAAACGTCCGGGTCGAAATATGGCTTTTAAATTAAGTTCCGAATTAGTGGATGCTGCCAAAGGGAGTGGCGATGCCATACGCAAAAAGGAAGAGACTCATAGAATGGCAGAGGCAAATAGAGCTTTTGCACATTTTCGTTAA
- the ycf2 gene encoding Ycf2, whose protein sequence is MKQESMKRHQFKSWIFELREILREIKNSHYFLDSWTKFDSVGSFTHIFFHQERFMKLFDPRIWSILLSRDSQGSTSNRYFTIKGVVLLVVAVLIYRINNRNMVERKNLYLMGLLPIPMNSIGPRNDTSEESFWSSNINRLIVSLLYLPKGKKISESCFMDPKESTWVLPITKKCIMPDSNWGSRWWRNRIGKRWNSSCKISKETVAGIEISFKEKDIKYLEFLFVSYTDDSIRKDHDWELFDRLSLRKKRNIINLNSGQLFEILVKHWICYLMSAFREKRPIEVEGFFKQQGAESTIQSNEIEHVSHLFSRNKWGISLQNCAQFHMWQFRQDIFISWGKNLHESDFLRNVSRESWIWLDNVWLVSKDRFFSKVRNVSSNIQYDSTRSIFVQVTNSSQLKGSSDQSRDPFDSISNEDSEYHTLINQREIQQQKERSILWDPSFLQTERTERKSDRFQKCLSGYSSMSRLFTEREKQMNNHLLPEEIEAILGNSTKSIRSFFSDRWSELHLGSNPTERSTRDHKLLKKEQDVSFVPSRRSENKEMVDIFKIITYLQNTVSIHPISSDPGCDMVPKDEPDMDSSNKISFLNQNPFFSLFHLFHDRNRGGYTLHRDFESEERFQEMADLFTLSITEPDLVYHKGFSFSIDSYGLDKKKLLNEVFNSRDESKKKSFLVLPPIFDEENESFYRRIRKKSVRISCGNDLEDPKPKRVVFASNNIMEAVNQYRLIRNLIKIQYITYGYIRNVSNRFFYGIQRDQIGNDTLNHRTIMKYTINQHLSNLKKSQKKWFDPLISRTERSMNRDPNAYRYKWPNGSKNFQEHLEHFVSEQRSRFQVVFGQLRINQYSIDWSEVIDKQDLSKSLLFLSKSLLFLSKSLLFLSKSLLFLSKSLPFFFVSIGNIPIHRSEIHIYELKGPNDQLCNQLLESIGVQIVHLNKLKPFLLDNRDTSQKSKFLINGGTISPFLFNKIPKWMIDSFHTRNNCRKDFDNTDSYFSMISHDRDNWLNPVKPFHRSSLISSFYKANRLRFLNNPHHFWFDCNKRFPFYVEKARINNYDLTYGQFLNILFIRNNIFSLCVGPKKHVFLERDTISSIESQVSNIFIPNDFPQSGDERYNLYKSFHFPIRFDPFVRRAIYSIPDISGTPLTEGQIVNFERTYCQPLSDMNLSDSEGKNLHQYLNFNSNMGLIHTPCSDKYLPSEKRKKRSLCLKKCVEKWQMYRTLQRDSAFSNLSKWNLLQTYMPWFLTSAGCKYLNFTLLDTFSDLLPILSSSQKFVSVFHDIMHGSDTSWPIPQKKLWAILPQWNPISEISSKCLHNLLLSEEMIHRNNESPVPLIWIHLRSPNAREFLYSILLLLLVAGYLVRTHLLFVSRASSELQTEFEKIKSLMIPSYMIELRKLLDRYPTSELNSFWLKNLFLVALEQLGDSLEEIRGSASGGNMLLGGGPTYGVKSIRSKKKYLNINLIDIISIIPNPINRITFSRNTRYLSRTSKEIYSLIRKRKNVNVDWIDDKIESWVANSDSIDDEEREFLVQFSTLTTKKRIDQILLSLTHSDHLSKNDSGYQMVEQPGSIYLRYLVDIHKKNLMNYEFNRSCLAERRIFLAHYQTITYSQTSCGANSFHFPSHGKPFSLRLALSPSRGILVIGSIGTGRSYLVKYLATNSYVPFITVFPNKFLDDKPKGYLIDDIDGSDNIEIDASDDIDDDLDTELLTMTNALTMYMTPKKDRFDITLQFELAKAMSPCIIWIPNIHDLYVNESNYLSLGLLVNYLSRDCERCSTRNILVIASTHIPQKVDPALIAPNKLNTCIKIRRLLIPQQRKHFFTLSYTRGFHLENKMFHTNGFGAITMGSNARDLVALTNEALSISITQKKSILDTNTIRSALHRQTWDLRSQVRSVQDHGILFYQIGRAVAQNILLSNCPIDPISIYMKKKSCKEGDSFLYKWYFELGTSMKKLTILLYLLSCSAGSVAQDLWSLPGPDEKNWITSYGFVENDSDLVHGLLEVEGALVGSSRTEKDCSQFDNDRVTLLLRSEPRNLLDMMQNGSCSFVDQRFLYEKNESEFEEGALDPQQIEEDLFNHIVWAPRIWRPCGNLFDCIERSNELGFPYWARSFRGKRIIYHKEDELQENDSEFLQSGTMQYQTRDRSSKEQGFFRISQYIWDPADPFFFLFKDQPFVSVFSRREFFADQEMSKGLLTSQTKPPTSIYKRWFIKNTQEKHFELLIHRQRWLRTNSLFSNGSFRSNTPSESYQYLSNLFLSNGTLLDQMTKKLLRKRWLFPDEMKHLIHVRGERFPIP, encoded by the coding sequence ATGAAACAGGAATCAATGAAACGACATCAATTCAAATCCTGGATCTTCGAATTGAGAGAGATATTGAGAGAGATCAAGAATTCTCACTATTTCTTAGATTCATGGACCAAATTCGATTCAGTGGGATCTTTCACTCACATTTTTTTCCACCAAGAACGTTTTATGAAACTCTTTGACCCCCGAATTTGGAGTATCCTCCTTTCACGCGATTCACAGGGTTCAACAAGCAATCGATATTTCACGATCAAAGGTGTAGTACTGCTTGTAGTAGCGGTCCTTATATATCGTATTAACAATCGAAATATGGTCGAAAGAAAAAATCTCTATTTGATGGGGCTTCTTCCTATACCTATGAATTCCATTGGACCCAGAAATGATACATCGGAAGAATCTTTTTGGTCTTCCAATATTAATAGGTTGATTGTTTCGCTCCTCTATCTTCCAAAAGGGAAAAAGATCTCTGAGAGTTGTTTCATGGATCCGAAAGAGAGTACTTGGGTTCTCCCAATAACGAAAAAGTGTATAATGCCTGACTCTAACTGGGGTTCGCGGTGGTGGAGGAACCGGATCGGAAAAAGGTGGAATTCTAGTTGTAAGATATCTAAGGAAACCGTAGCTGGAATTGAGATCTCATTTAAAGAGAAAGATATCAAATATCTGGAGTTTCTTTTTGTATCCTATACGGATGATTCGATCCGCAAGGACCATGATTGGGAATTGTTTGATCGTCTTTCTCTGAGAAAGAAGCGAAACATAATCAACTTGAATTCGGGACAGCTATTCGAAATCTTAGTGAAACACTGGATTTGTTATCTCATGTCTGCTTTTCGTGAAAAAAGACCAATTGAAGTGGAGGGTTTCTTCAAACAACAAGGAGCTGAGTCAACTATTCAATCAAATGAGATTGAACATGTTTCCCATCTCTTCTCGAGAAACAAGTGGGGTATTTCTTTGCAAAATTGTGCTCAATTTCATATGTGGCAATTCCGCCAAGATATCTTCATTAGTTGGGGAAAGAATCTGCACGAGTCGGATTTTTTGAGGAACGTATCGAGAGAGAGTTGGATTTGGTTAGACAATGTGTGGTTGGTAAGCAAGGATCGGTTTTTTAGCAAGGTACGGAATGTATCGTCAAATATTCAATATGATTCCACAAGATCTATTTTCGTTCAAGTAACGAATTCTAGCCAATTGAAAGGATCTTCTGATCAATCCAGAGACCCTTTCGATTCGATTAGTAATGAGGATTCGGAATATCACACATTGATCAATCAAAGAGAGATTCAACAACAAAAAGAAAGATCGATTCTTTGGGATCCTTCCTTTCTTCAAACGGAACGAACAGAGAGAAAATCAGACCGATTCCAGAAATGCCTTTCTGGATATTCCTCAATGTCCCGGCTATTCACGGAACGTGAGAAGCAGATGAATAATCATCTGCTTCCGGAAGAAATCGAAGCAATTCTTGGGAATTCTACAAAATCAATTCGTTCCTTTTTCTCTGACAGATGGTCAGAACTTCATCTGGGTTCGAATCCTACTGAGAGGTCCACTAGAGATCATAAATTGTTGAAGAAAGAACAAGATGTTTCTTTTGTCCCTTCCAGACGATCGGAAAATAAAGAAATGGTTGATATATTCAAGATAATTACGTATTTACAAAATACCGTCTCAATTCATCCTATTTCATCAGATCCGGGATGTGATATGGTTCCGAAGGATGAACCGGATATGGACAGTTCCAATAAAATTTCATTCTTGAACCAAAATCCATTTTTTTCTTTATTTCATCTATTCCATGACCGAAACAGGGGGGGGTACACGTTACACCGCGATTTTGAATCAGAAGAGAGATTTCAAGAAATGGCAGATCTATTCACTCTATCAATAACCGAGCCAGATCTGGTGTATCATAAGGGATTTTCCTTTTCTATTGATTCCTACGGGTTGGATAAAAAAAAATTATTGAATGAGGTATTCAACTCCAGGGATGAATCGAAAAAGAAATCTTTCTTGGTTCTACCTCCTATTTTTGATGAAGAGAATGAATCTTTTTATCGAAGGATCAGAAAAAAATCGGTCCGGATCTCCTGCGGGAATGACTTGGAAGATCCAAAACCAAAAAGAGTGGTATTTGCTAGCAACAACATAATGGAGGCAGTCAATCAATATAGATTGATCCGAAATCTGATTAAAATCCAATATATCACCTATGGGTACATAAGAAATGTATCGAATCGATTCTTTTATGGAATTCAAAGGGATCAAATAGGAAATGATACGCTGAATCATAGAACTATAATGAAATATACGATCAACCAACATTTATCGAATTTGAAAAAGAGTCAGAAGAAATGGTTCGATCCTCTTATTTCTCGAACCGAGAGATCCATGAATCGGGATCCTAATGCATATAGATACAAATGGCCCAACGGGAGCAAGAATTTCCAGGAACATTTGGAACATTTCGTTTCTGAGCAGAGGAGCCGTTTTCAAGTAGTGTTCGGTCAATTACGTATTAATCAATATTCGATTGATTGGTCCGAGGTTATCGACAAACAAGATTTGTCCAAGTCACTTCTCTTTTTGTCCAAGTCACTTCTCTTTTTGTCCAAGTCACTTCTCTTTTTGTCCAAGTCACTTCTCTTTTTGTCTAAGTCACTTCCTTTTTTCTTTGTGAGTATCGGGAATATCCCCATTCATAGGTCCGAGATCCACATCTATGAATTGAAAGGGCCGAATGATCAACTCTGCAATCAGTTGTTAGAATCAATAGGTGTTCAAATCGTTCATTTGAATAAATTGAAACCCTTCTTATTGGATAATCGTGATACTTCCCAAAAATCGAAATTCTTGATCAATGGAGGAACAATATCACCGTTTTTATTCAATAAGATACCAAAGTGGATGATTGACTCATTTCATACTAGAAATAATTGCAGGAAAGACTTTGATAACACCGATTCCTATTTCTCAATGATATCCCACGATCGAGACAATTGGCTGAATCCCGTGAAACCATTTCATAGAAGTTCATTGATCTCTTCTTTTTATAAAGCAAATCGACTTCGATTCTTGAATAATCCACATCACTTCTGGTTCGATTGTAACAAAAGATTCCCTTTTTATGTGGAAAAGGCCCGTATCAATAATTATGATCTTACGTATGGACAATTCCTCAATATCTTGTTCATTCGCAACAACATTTTTTCTTTGTGCGTCGGTCCAAAAAAACATGTTTTTTTGGAGAGAGATACTATTTCATCAATCGAGTCACAGGTGTCTAACATATTCATACCTAACGATTTTCCACAAAGTGGTGACGAAAGGTATAACTTGTACAAATCTTTCCATTTTCCAATTCGATTCGATCCATTCGTTCGTAGAGCTATTTACTCGATCCCAGACATTTCTGGAACACCTCTAACAGAGGGACAAATAGTCAATTTTGAAAGAACTTATTGTCAACCTCTTTCAGATATGAATCTCTCTGATTCAGAAGGGAAGAACTTGCATCAGTATCTCAATTTCAATTCAAACATGGGTTTGATTCACACTCCATGTTCTGATAAATATTTACCATCCGAAAAGAGGAAAAAACGGAGTCTTTGTCTAAAGAAATGCGTTGAGAAATGGCAGATGTATAGAACCCTTCAACGAGATAGTGCTTTTTCAAATCTCTCAAAATGGAATCTGTTACAAACATATATGCCATGGTTCCTTACTTCGGCAGGGTGCAAATATCTAAATTTCACCCTTTTAGATACTTTTTCAGACCTATTGCCGATACTAAGTAGCAGTCAAAAATTTGTATCTGTTTTTCATGATATTATGCATGGATCAGATACATCATGGCCAATTCCTCAGAAAAAATTGTGGGCGATTCTTCCACAATGGAATCCGATAAGTGAGATTTCGAGTAAGTGTTTACATAATCTTCTTCTGTCCGAAGAAATGATTCATCGAAATAATGAGTCACCCGTTCCATTGATATGGATACATCTGAGATCACCAAATGCTCGGGAGTTCCTCTATTCAATCCTTTTGCTTCTTCTTGTTGCTGGATATCTCGTTCGTACACATCTTCTCTTTGTTTCCCGGGCCTCTAGTGAGTTACAGACAGAGTTCGAAAAGATCAAATCTTTGATGATTCCATCATACATGATTGAGTTGCGAAAACTTCTGGATAGGTATCCTACATCTGAACTGAACTCTTTCTGGTTAAAGAATCTCTTTCTAGTTGCTCTGGAACAATTAGGAGATTCTCTAGAAGAAATACGGGGTTCTGCTTCTGGTGGCAACATGCTATTGGGTGGTGGTCCCACTTATGGGGTCAAATCAATACGTTCTAAGAAGAAATATTTGAATATCAATCTCATCGATATCATAAGTATCATACCAAATCCCATCAATCGAATCACTTTTTCGAGAAATACGAGATATCTAAGTCGTACAAGTAAAGAGATCTATTCATTGATAAGAAAAAGAAAAAACGTGAACGTTGATTGGATTGATGATAAAATAGAATCCTGGGTCGCGAACAGTGATTCGATTGATGATGAAGAAAGAGAATTCTTGGTTCAGTTCTCCACCTTAACGACAAAAAAAAGGATTGATCAAATTCTATTGAGTCTGACTCATAGTGATCATTTATCAAAGAATGACTCTGGTTATCAAATGGTTGAACAACCGGGATCAATTTACTTACGATACTTAGTTGACATTCATAAAAAAAATCTAATGAATTATGAGTTCAATAGATCCTGTTTAGCAGAAAGACGGATATTCCTTGCTCATTATCAGACAATCACTTATTCACAAACCTCGTGTGGGGCTAATAGTTTTCATTTCCCATCTCATGGAAAACCCTTTTCTCTCCGCTTAGCCCTATCCCCGTCTAGGGGTATTTTAGTGATAGGTTCTATAGGAACTGGACGATCCTATTTGGTCAAATACCTAGCGACAAACTCTTATGTTCCTTTCATTACGGTATTTCCGAACAAGTTCCTGGATGACAAGCCTAAAGGTTATCTTATTGATGATATTGATGGTAGTGACAATATCGAGATTGATGCTAGTGACGATATCGATGATGACCTTGATACAGAGCTGCTAACTATGACGAATGCGCTAACTATGTATATGACGCCGAAAAAAGACCGATTTGATATCACCCTTCAATTCGAATTAGCAAAAGCAATGTCTCCTTGCATAATATGGATTCCAAACATTCATGATCTGTATGTGAATGAGTCGAATTACTTATCCCTCGGTCTATTAGTGAACTATCTCTCCAGGGATTGTGAAAGATGCTCCACTAGAAATATCCTTGTTATTGCTTCGACTCATATTCCCCAAAAAGTGGATCCCGCTCTAATAGCTCCGAATAAATTAAATACATGCATTAAGATACGGAGGCTTCTTATTCCACAACAACGAAAGCACTTTTTCACTCTTTCATATACTAGGGGATTTCACTTGGAAAATAAAATGTTCCATACTAATGGATTCGGGGCCATAACCATGGGCTCCAATGCACGAGATCTTGTAGCACTTACCAATGAGGCCCTATCCATTAGTATTACACAGAAGAAATCCATTCTAGACACTAATACAATTAGATCCGCTCTTCATAGACAAACTTGGGATTTGCGATCCCAGGTAAGATCGGTTCAGGATCATGGGATCCTTTTCTATCAGATAGGAAGGGCTGTGGCACAAAATATACTTCTAAGTAATTGCCCCATAGATCCTATATCTATCTATATGAAGAAGAAATCATGTAAGGAAGGGGATTCTTTTTTGTACAAATGGTACTTCGAGCTTGGAACGAGCATGAAGAAATTAACGATACTTCTTTATCTTTTGAGTTGTTCTGCCGGATCGGTCGCTCAAGATCTTTGGTCTCTACCCGGACCCGATGAAAAAAATTGGATCACTTCTTATGGATTCGTTGAGAATGATTCTGATCTAGTTCATGGCCTATTAGAAGTAGAAGGCGCTCTGGTGGGATCCTCACGGACAGAAAAAGATTGCAGTCAGTTTGATAATGATCGAGTGACATTGCTTCTTCGGTCCGAACCAAGAAATCTCTTAGATATGATGCAAAATGGATCTTGTTCTTTTGTTGATCAGAGATTTCTATATGAAAAAAACGAGTCGGAGTTTGAAGAAGGAGCCCTCGACCCGCAACAGATAGAGGAGGATTTATTCAATCACATAGTTTGGGCTCCTAGAATATGGCGCCCTTGTGGCAATCTATTTGATTGTATCGAAAGGTCCAATGAATTGGGATTTCCCTATTGGGCCAGGTCATTTCGGGGCAAGCGTATCATTTATCATAAAGAGGATGAGCTTCAAGAGAATGATTCGGAGTTCTTGCAGAGTGGAACCATGCAGTACCAGACACGAGATAGATCCTCCAAAGAACAAGGTTTTTTTCGAATAAGCCAATACATTTGGGACCCTGCAGATCCATTCTTTTTCCTATTCAAAGATCAGCCCTTTGTCTCTGTGTTTTCACGTCGAGAATTCTTTGCAGATCAAGAGATGTCAAAGGGGCTTCTTACTTCCCAAACAAAGCCTCCTACATCTATATATAAACGCTGGTTCATCAAGAATACGCAAGAAAAGCACTTCGAATTGTTGATTCATCGCCAGAGATGGCTTAGAACCAATAGTTTATTCTCTAATGGATCTTTCCGTTCTAATACTCCATCCGAGAGTTATCAGTATTTATCAAATCTGTTCCTATCTAATGGAACGCTATTGGATCAAATGACAAAGAAATTGTTGAGAAAGAGGTGGCTTTTCCCGGATGAAATGAAACATTTGATTCATGTAAGAGGAGAAAGATTTCCCATTCCTTAG
- the ndhB gene encoding NADH dehydrogenase subunit 2: MIWHVQNENFILDSTRIFMKAFHLLLFNGNFIFPECILIFGLILLLMIDSTSDQKDIPWLYFISSTSLVMSITALLFRWREEPMISFSGNFQTNNFNEIFQFLILLCSTLCIPLSVEYIECTEMAITEFLLFVLTATLGGMFLCGANDLITIFVAPECFSLCSYLLSGYTKRDVRSNEATTKYLLMGGASSSILVHGFSWLYGSSGGEIELQEIVNGLINTQMYNSPGISIALIFITVGIGFKLSPAPSHQWTPDVYEGSPTPVVAFLSVTSKVAASASATRIFDIPFYFSSNEWHLLLETLAILSMILGNLIAITQTSMKRMLAYSSIGQIGYVIIGIIVGDSNDGYASMITYMLFYISMNLGTFACIVSFGLRTGTDNIRDYAGLYTKDPFLALSLALCLLSLGGIPPLAGFFGKLHLFWCGWQAGLYFLVSIGLLTSVVSIYYYLKIIKLLMTGRNQEITPHVRNYRRSPLRSNNSIELSMIVCVIASTIPGISMNPIIAIAQDTLF; this comes from the exons ATGATCTGGCATGTACAGAATGAAAACTTCATTCTCGATTCTACGAGAATTTTTATGAAAGCGTTTCATTTGCTTCTCTTCAATGGAAATTTTATTTTCCCAGAATGTATCCTAATTTTTGGCCTAATTCTTCTTCTGATGATTGATTCAACCTCTGATCAAAAAGATATACCTTGGTTATATTTCATCTCTTCAACAAGTTTAGTAATGAGCATAACGGCCCTATTGTTCCGATGGAGAGAAGAACCTATGATTAGCTTTTCGGGAAATTTCCAAACGAACAATTTCAACGAAATCTTTCAATTTCTTATTTTACTCTGTTCAACTCTATGTATTCCTCTATCCGTAGAGTACATTGAATGTACAGAAATGGCTATAACAGAGTTTCTCTTATTCGTATTAACAGCTACTCTAGGAGGAATGTTTTTATGTGGTGCTAACGATTTAATAACTATCTTTGTAGCTCCAGAATGTTTCAGTTTATGCTCCTACCTATTATCTGGATATACCAAGAGAGATGTACGGTCTAATGAGGCTACTACGAAATATTTACTCATGGGTGGGGCAAGCTCTTCTATTCTGGTTCATGGGTTCTCTTGGCTATATGGTTCATCCGGGGGAGAGATCGAACTTCAAGAAATAGTGAATGGTCTTATCAATACACAAATGTATAACTCCCCAGGAATTTCAATTGCGCTTATATTCATCACTGTAGGAATTGGGTTCAAGCTTTCCCCAGCCCCTTCTCATCAATGGACTCCTGACGTATACGAAGGA TCTCCCACTCCAGTCGTTGCTTTTCTTTCTGTTACTTCGAAAGTAGCTGCTTCAGCTTCAGCCACTCGAATTTTCGATATTCCTTTTTATTTCTCATCAAACGAATGGCATCTTCTTCTGGAAACCCTAGCTATTCTTAGCATGATATTGGGGAATCTCATTGCTATTACTCAAACAAGCATGAAGCGTATGCTTGCATATTCATCCATAGGTCAAATCGGATATGTCATTATTGGAATAATTGTTGGAGACTCAAATGATGGATATGCAAGCATGATAACTTATATGCTGTTCTATATCTCCATGAATCTAGGAACTTTTGCTTGCATTGTATCATTTGGTCTACGTACCGGAACTGATAACATTCGAGATTATGCAGGATTATACACGAAAGATCCTTTTTTGGCCCTCTCTTTAGCCCTATGTCTCTTATCCCTAGGAGGTATTCCTCCACTAGCAGGTTTTTTCGGAAAACTCCATCTATTCTGGTGTGGATGGCAGGCAGGCCTATATTTCTTGGTTTCAATAGGACTTCTTACGAGCGTTGTTTCTATCTACTATTATCTAAAAATAATCAAGTTATTAATGACTGGACGAAACCAAGAAATAACCCCTCACGTGCGAAATTATAGAAGATCTCCTTTAAGATCAAACAATTCCATCGAATTGAGTATGATTGTATGTGTGATAGCATCTACTATACCAGGAATATCAATGAACCCAATTATTGCAATTGCTCAGGATACCCTTTTTTAG
- the ndhF gene encoding NADH dehydrogenase subunit 5, whose protein sequence is MEHTYQYAWIIPFVPLPVPIAIGVGLLLVPTTTKNLRRFWAFLSVLLLSIVMLFSIDLSIQQMNGSSIYQYLWSWTINNDFSLEFGDLIDPLTSIMLILITTVGIMVLIYSDNYMSHDEGYLRFFAYMSFSNTSMLGLVTSSNLIQIYIFWELVGMCSYLLIGFWFTRPIAANACQKAFVTNRVGDFGLLLGILGLYWITGSFEFRDLFKIVTNLIENNGLNSLFLTLCAALLFLGAVAKSAQFPLHVWLPDAMEGPTPISALIHAATMVAAGIFLVARLYPLFTVIPYIMNLISLIGIITVLLGATLALAQRDIKRSLAYSTMSQLGYIMLALGMGSYRAALFHLITHAYSKALLFLGSGSIIHCMESIVGYSPNQSQNMALMGGLTKYMPITKTAFLIGTLSLCGIPPLACFWSKDEILSDSWVYSPIFAIIAYFTAGLTAFYMFRMYLLTFAGHLNVYSQNFSAKKNSSFYSISIWGKERQNVINKKFFLSTAKKNKRVTFFSKKAYSIDRNVKKGTQPLITFTHFKNKENNPYPYESENTMLFPLLILGFVTLCVGFIGIPFDYKGMDLNILSNLLTPYINLLHSNSSNSVDWYEFLTNAILSVSIAYLGIFFAFFLYRPVYSFLHNLDLINSFVKMGPKRGLWDKIVNVIYNWSYNRGYIDSFYAATLNTGIRRLVGFTQFFDRRVIDGITNGVGITSLFVGEGIKNVGGGRISSYLFFYSFFLLIFLLILIYNNL, encoded by the coding sequence ATGGAACATACATATCAATATGCATGGATCATACCTTTCGTTCCACTTCCAGTTCCTATAGCAATAGGGGTGGGGCTTCTCCTTGTTCCAACGACAACAAAAAACCTCCGCCGTTTCTGGGCTTTTCTTAGTGTTTTATTACTAAGTATAGTTATGCTTTTTTCAATCGATCTGTCTATTCAACAAATGAATGGTAGTTCCATCTATCAATATTTATGGTCTTGGACTATAAATAATGATTTTTCTTTAGAGTTTGGCGACTTGATCGATCCACTTACTTCTATTATGTTAATATTAATCACTACTGTTGGAATTATGGTTCTTATTTATAGTGATAATTATATGTCTCATGATGAAGGATATTTGAGATTTTTTGCTTATATGAGTTTTTCCAATACTTCCATGTTAGGATTAGTTACTAGTTCAAATTTAATACAAATTTATATTTTTTGGGAGTTAGTTGGAATGTGCTCGTATCTATTAATAGGTTTTTGGTTCACACGACCAATTGCAGCAAATGCTTGTCAAAAAGCGTTTGTAACTAATCGTGTAGGGGATTTTGGTTTATTATTAGGAATCTTAGGTCTTTATTGGATAACGGGTAGTTTTGAATTTCGAGATTTGTTTAAAATAGTCACTAACTTGATTGAGAATAATGGTTTAAATTCTTTATTTCTTACTCTGTGTGCCGCCCTATTATTCCTTGGTGCAGTTGCAAAATCTGCACAATTCCCCCTTCATGTATGGTTACCTGATGCCATGGAGGGGCCTACCCCTATTTCAGCTCTTATACACGCTGCTACTATGGTAGCAGCGGGAATTTTTCTTGTAGCTCGACTTTACCCTCTTTTCACAGTTATACCTTACATAATGAACCTTATTTCTTTGATAGGTATTATAACCGTACTTTTAGGAGCCACTTTGGCTCTTGCCCAAAGAGACATTAAGAGAAGTTTAGCTTATTCGACAATGTCGCAGTTGGGTTATATTATGTTAGCTTTAGGTATGGGATCATATCGAGCTGCTTTATTTCATTTGATCACCCATGCCTATTCAAAAGCATTATTATTTTTAGGCTCCGGATCCATTATTCATTGTATGGAAAGTATTGTTGGATATTCTCCAAATCAAAGTCAAAATATGGCTCTTATGGGCGGGTTAACAAAATATATGCCGATTACGAAAACAGCTTTTTTGATAGGTACACTTTCTCTTTGTGGTATTCCACCTCTTGCTTGCTTTTGGTCAAAAGATGAAATTCTTAGTGATAGTTGGGTATATTCACCTATTTTTGCGATAATAGCTTATTTCACAGCCGGATTAACTGCATTTTATATGTTTCGGATGTATTTACTTACTTTTGCGGGACATTTAAACGTCTATTCTCAAAATTTCAGCGCTAAAAAAAACAGCTCGTTTTATTCAATATCCATCTGGGGTAAAGAAAGACAGAACGTAATCAACAAGAAGTTCTTTTTATCAACAGCAAAAAAAAACAAAAGAGTTACTTTTTTTTCGAAGAAAGCATATTCAATTGATAGAAATGTAAAAAAAGGAACGCAACCGCTTATTACATTTACTCATTTTAAAAATAAAGAAAATAATCCATATCCTTATGAATCGGAAAATACTATGCTTTTTCCCCTTCTTATATTAGGATTCGTTACTTTGTGTGTTGGGTTTATCGGAATTCCTTTTGATTATAAAGGAATGGATTTGAATATATTATCAAATTTGTTAACTCCATATATAAACCTTTTACATTCAAATTCGAGCAATTCCGTTGATTGGTATGAATTTCTTACAAATGCAATTTTGTCAGTCAGTATAGCTTATTTAGGAATCTTTTTTGCGTTCTTTTTATATAGGCCTGTTTATTCATTTTTACATAATTTGGACTTAATTAATTCATTTGTTAAAATGGGGCCTAAAAGAGGTCTTTGGGACAAAATAGTAAACGTGATATATAATTGGTCATATAATCGTGGTTACATAGATAGTTTTTATGCAGCAACCTTAAATACCGGTATAAGAAGACTGGTTGGATTCACTCAGTTTTTTGATAGACGAGTAATTGATGGAATTACAAATGGAGTCGGTATTACAAGTTTATTTGTAGGAGAGGGGATCAAAAATGTAGGGGGCGGAAGAATATCTTCTTATCTATTCTTCTATTCATTTTTTTTATTAATTTTTTTATTAATATTAATTTACAACAATTTATGA